TGTGAGCGCACAGAGCTGTGATGTGCACAGAGTTCCCCTGCCTGTATTTATTTCTCTGCAAAAGGCTGCTCTGCTTACACAAGGcaatttgtgtatatatatttctttgtTCATCCcaaatatttatatcccgctgTTCAGCACGCAAGATGATCCCACAGCGGGTTGCCAGTAAAATACATAACCCAACAACCCAACCCGCAGGGAACACATCAACAAACtctaaaaatataaaatagcagCAAGATAAATAAACTGCACAGCAGCAGGCATAGAGGCCAATAAATCACCCACGGGGGTGTGCAAATAAATAAGTGTTTAATTGATGCCAGCAACTTAAGAGTTGGCATTGTTTGGGTTTGCGAGGGAGGTTGAGGTGCCTGAGAATACCCTTTCCCGTGTCACTGTATGTCTcattggaggaagaagagggaccGTCAAATGTGCAACAGAGCAGTGCTCTGGAGAGCCTAGTCTCATTTGAGTGATTTGTAATAGGGCTGTGAACAGGAATCTCTCAGAGCAGATCCAGTCTCCTGAAAAGACCATGAAATAGGCCCGTTCTGCTTTAGGGTGTCCAGGTGGGGGTGCCTTGGGAGGAAAGAtatctacaacttccatcatccctagctaacagaacccatggtcagggatgttgggaattgtagtccagaaacacctAGAGGCGCAAGTTTTGGAAGACACTGCCTTGGTTCCCTCCCCTGAAGCCAAagtgaaattgaaattgaaatgacCGCCTGTCCGTCTTCTGCCTAGCTGTGCCTCTTATTCCCACCACTCCATTCTCTTTAGAATCTGCATTTCTTAGTCATTGGGAAcattgggagagagagaaggaagttgGCCTCAGAGGTACtataaaaggaaaaagagagcacAGCACCAAGTTGCCACATGTGTACATGCGTGTTTGCTTACAGTCCCATTCAGTGCACCCATTCCCTCCCATCGAGAGAGGCTGAGTGTGAGCAGAACACAAACCTATATGCTTTCCATTTCTTCTGCAACCGCTAATCTCCCAAAACCTGGATTCTCACTTAAAACCTATTAAACGTCATATGAAAGAAAGCTATGGCAACTGGGGGGTGGGCGGGAATCTGTTGGTGTGAATGGAGGCTGCCTGAgcgtgcttgtgtgtgtgtgtgttttaaaaagcatgGGTTCGTTTATGTAAAGCACAGTGGGTGGAAACAGCTATATAAAGAAAATGATTATAGCAAAATGCTCTAGTATTGTATCCTTGAAGATGGGAACGGCTTGGTTAGTTGCTAAGAGCATCGTGGAAAGAGCTGTGGGAATTCACAGTTCACACCACGAAGGATGAAAACATGTTATCAGTCTTAGAAAATGAAGCTGCCGCAAACTTGGTTTTAAATGTAGCTGTCAATAGGCCCTGTGTGCTGGGCTCTGAAGGGACCATAGAAGTGTACAAACAGTTCCAAGGATCATATGAATGAACTTAGTCcatagcagccccccccccatgccacagtTGTTTCTGGTCATGTGACAGGCTGCTGTTGAAAGGGAAAGAGTTCAACACATCCCACTGGGCGAGCTGAACTGTAGCCATTGGGCTATCCTAAAATAGCCCTTTGGGTCCCTGGTGTCTGATTCTGTCATTCGTCAACCTTCTCTTGAGTCTGGTCAAGTCTGAGTCTGGTTCAGTCGTTCCTGTCAAACTATAGCTTGGTCATCAAGAACATGTATACcggaggtgggggaggaaagaCCCTCATGCACCTTCTGCTTCATAAATGAATATAGTTTGCCATGAGGTCTGAATCGGGTCACCAGTCACCAttgttttcccccaaaccagAAATGGAAAGCACTTCTGATCCTGGTTTGGAAGCAAACTATAGCCAGTTACAACCATAGTTACTGGTCTTTCATGAAGGtgacagcaaactatggtttgccctGAACCAATGATGTGCAGGAGGGCATTAACACAGAACACTGCTTACTCTAACAGGCTAGTGACGTGTTCACTAAATGAAAGTTGGCTTTCCTTTTAAGATGAAGGGTTGGCCAATCCTCACGTGGCAAACCAAGCTCTAAATAAACTATTCAAAGTTTCCCAGCTGGTGTCCAGGAAGTTGGGAGTCTAACCAACCACATGACTGTTTCCTTCCAATATATTACCCACCTGGTTAAAAAGGGAATGGGCATGTGCAGAGGAAAAGGTGCATGAGTCCCTCACTGCATGCTTGGCATCCAAACTGTGGTTCAGCCATATTGTTTCAACTGGGCCATGGGCAGGTCAGATTTTGTAGGAGCTGTCTGACGAGTGCAAATAGACATTCAAACCAGGGAGCAGAGGCCGGGGTCTTCTTGGGTGAGCAGCCAGGTATTGGAGAAGGAAGGTTAATAGCATGGGAAACGCTCAAGGAAGATCTGAAATAACGCTGCTCACAGACCCATCTGGATTTGCACCTTTTGGATGGCAGAACAACTGTTATTGTTTAAGCATATATTTCAATGGTGAATAATATTGACATCCACTGGGTCTGACTTTCTTACAGTGCCTGAAACAGTATGTGGAGATTTTGATCAAGGAAGGCTTAGAAACAGCCATTAGCTGCCCTGATGCCTCCTGCCCGAAGCGAGGTCATCTTCAAGAAAATGAAGTACGTTTCCTGACACGAATTTGTCTTACGTAAAAAGTTCAGCTCGGTTGTTATTGCAGATATTTGTGCGTGTTGCCGTTATGTAACTTCTGCTCCAAGCTCATTGTCTATCTTTGCCTGTTATCCCTTTAGTTATCACTATCATTAATCGGATGCTtgtatctctctatctctctctctctttctctctctctctctttaaaacagATTGAGTGTATGGTTGCATCAGAAATCATGCAGAAGTATAAGAAGCTACAGTTTGAAAGAGGTATACAGCAGACATCCCAGGTGGCCCCAAACtgggggttgtagccaactaaattccactcatagtagacccactgaaattaatgtgcccatgttcattaacttcaaaGGGTCATCTCTGAGCATGACTAAAATTGGATTCAATCTTCTGTGTGGAAAATACATTTCCAAACCACGAGGAAGAGGcgctttacttttttttttttaaccatgtgGGATAGTCTCCCCATGGAAATTCGAAATGTGCTATCAATATTGTATTTCCAACAGATGTTAAAAACTTGCCTGTTCATCCAGGCATTTATTGATCTTGATTACATGCATTACCACCTATTGTAGACTCTGTTTTAATGAGGCTACAGATACTATTTAACAAggttcttatttatttttcttatttcttcgttatacagtggtgccccgctagacgaatgcctcgctagacaaaaaactcgctagacgaaaggcattcgctagcgaaaggctgtcccgcaagacgaatttgtcaatgggcttgcctcgcaagacgaaaagttttttttttcctgtcaaaccgctattttcccgttggtgcttcgcaagacaaaaaattcgctatacggcagcactcgcagaacgaattattttcgtcttgcgaggcaccactgtatggttgTACATCACTTgaaacattttataaataaagcaGCGTAAAAAAAATTCTGCTTCTTAAAAACTTTTGCCTTATGCTTGAGCCAGGCCATTATCTTCCAAGGATAGGGATTTTCCatccctaccttgagatgctgtggattgaacccaTGCAAAAGCATATTATATATGTGCTCcttcactgagctgtggccttttCCCAATTGCAATTTGTTTCCCCCGCAGAAGTGCTTTTGGATCCTTGTCGGACTTGGTGCCCATCCTCTTCCTGCCAAGCGGTTTGTCAGCTTCAGGAATCGGGCCCCCAGAACCCCCAGCTAGTACAATGCAAATCTTGCGACATAGAATTTTGCTCGGCGTGCAAATCCAATTGGCATCCAGGACAAGGCTGTCAAGAAAATATGCCAATCAGCTACCTTCCAGGGGAAACAAGGTATAGAATTGTACATTACCAATTGATGTTGGCATAGTTCTTAACGCATTAACAGCTTCGATCAgcagttattgttgtttttgtttttaaaaaagactggttTTCATTGTGATAGCCTCAGGTGTCTCCTTATTTACCTGTTATTTgaagccatttctctctcccaccacaAGACTGAAGCAGAAAAAGCCAACTGGCAGATAGATTGACCCACCTCTGAAACCAGGTATATGCTAGGAATTCAAGGTTCTGGAAGTTATAGGATGTCACCTTGTCAATGTGGGTTACCTTTTGGGCTGTGGCTCTTTGTCCTGCTGTTTGGTAAGAAGTCCATGTTCTGATGGAAATATTCCACACCATGGCTTTTATCAGCACACCTGTGTTACTCAGTGGAATTCTAATGCTGCTGATCAGCATGAAAAAAAAGTTATGGAGCAGTCCACCACCACAAGTAACGTTGGAAGGAGCCCATAATTGTTTGCACAACTTAGCTGCCCCCACCACAAATCCTTGGTTTATACTTATTTGACTTATAAGACCTGGCAGACTTATTTGAGGTTTGTAGAAGCTATTAAGATTGAACGATAAAGATGAAGGATGTGTAGCTTCAGTGGAAACGAAAACCTGCCTTTGGTCTTGTGGCTGTGTGACAAATTCATGCAGACATAGGAATAGCTTCAGTCTGCGAAAGGGTCAGAGTGTTTTAAGAAATGCAGCTTTAAACAATCAAGAGCAttttgtcaggaatgagccaatTCCtagcgaaggtttgcagccaactgcagaaagcagccaggaacagagaggcttagatcagtggtggccaaactcggccctccagctgtttggagactacagttcccatcatccctgaccgctggtcctgttagctagggatgatgggagttgtagtccaaaaacagctggaggggccgagtttggccaccactggcttaGATTATACTTGGGCTGAGCAAAGACCACAACATACAAGGGTAAATCTTCTGGACATTGGAATGCCGGTTGCCAAGGGAACGAcagagcaggctggaacacaTCCAAAGCTCTCAGAAAGCACAAACAGAGAAGGAAGCAATCTGTCAGAActggaagaggttggagctgatccaatcTCTCCCAAGAGTTgttgaatgggagggctgctagacaggaaacaaaacaagatACATAAGGTGCAAAAGTTCAATATTTTCTGTAGAAAACGGAAAGAGTCTTCAGAAGGATCATCTTGATTGATGATGCCTGAGGCTTTGTTAGAGCTGTCCGgagctatttgtttgtttttgcaatcctcctttttaattaatgATGCTTACCGTGTTaccaagctgggaacctggactcacAACACATTTCTCCCATAAAATTTACAAAAcgtctcttccagctctgcttATAAAATGGAAGAAGATGATGCACCCATCAAACGCTGCCCGAAATGCAAAGTTTACATTGAACGGGATGAAGGCTGTGCCCAAATGATGTGCAAAAACTGTAAACATGCCTTTTGCTGGTACTGTTTGGAATCACTTGACGTAAGTATATGTAGCTGAGTTTAAGATTGGAAGATGAAATTCCTTGAAACTATGCCTGtaatgagggacccaggtggcgctgtgggttaaaccacagagtctagggcttgctgatcagaaggtcggcggtttgaatccctgcgacggggtgagctcctgttgttcggtcccagctcctgcccacctagcagttcgaaagcacgtcaaagtgcaagtagataaatagggaccactccggcgggaaggtaaacggcgtttccgtgcgctgctctggttcaccagaaagcggctttgtcatgctggccacatgacccggaagctgtacaccggctccctcggccagtaacgcgagatgagcgccgcaaccccagagtcggacacgactggacttaatggtcaggggtccctttacctttatgcctgtAATAAATTCCTGTTAATTAAATAAAGCATTCAAAATGCCCATTGATATAATATTCAAAAACTGTAAAGGGAAGCATTGAAATGTTAAAAGTCCCAGAAAATTAGGTTGCCTCTCTAGACATAAATACAGACTGTGGCATACATTTAGCTGTACTGCAGGAAACAATTAGCAAGATACCATTGCATGAACTTACATTGTTACAAAAAGTTAAAGAGTTCATACATATTACCTGCTATCGAAAGCAAATTTAGCTTTGTTTTAGATATACAATTTTTGTTGCTAAATTTAGGGCTgtttctgggtggtggtggttttgtgaattcttaatatgATGGGCTGTTTAATCTTAAGTTATCGTACTGGACGTTTGGATGCGGGATGTTTTTGAATCTGCCTGTTAAATGTCGATTCTCTGCTGCTGTAAACTTTGTTGgtatggggttttttgttttttttaaggaatgaacTGTTTTGAAAAGTTAGGGTTACATTTTTTGTTACATAATATTGTTTAACTGTTATACCGATGATGGCACTTTGGGCATGGTTTAACTGCAGAAAAAGAGCACAAGAACAAACCCTGAAATGGGATGAATTGGG
Above is a window of Lacerta agilis isolate rLacAgi1 chromosome 3, rLacAgi1.pri, whole genome shotgun sequence DNA encoding:
- the RNF144A gene encoding E3 ubiquitin-protein ligase RNF144A; this translates as MTTARYRPTWDLVLDPLVSCKLCLGEFPVEQMTTIAQCQCIFCTLCLKQYVEILIKEGLETAISCPDASCPKRGHLQENEIECMVASEIMQKYKKLQFEREVLLDPCRTWCPSSSCQAVCQLQESGPQNPQLVQCKSCDIEFCSACKSNWHPGQGCQENMPISYLPGETSSAYKMEEDDAPIKRCPKCKVYIERDEGCAQMMCKNCKHAFCWYCLESLDDDFLLIHYDKGPCRNKLGHSRASVIWHRTQVVGIFAGFGLLLLVASPFLLLATPFVLCCKCKCSKGDDDPLPT